A part of Bacillus thuringiensis genomic DNA contains:
- a CDS encoding GyrI-like domain-containing protein, with amino-acid sequence MINEPIIVKKEAFQAIGVSLTTTNETEASTEGKIPGLWNRYFQEQIMHQIPNQQTKETFAFYSNYESDETGTYQFTIGMPVSSLEDVPENMTTLTIPAATYAVFTTRKGPVAEVVCEAWEYIWKWSKENKRAFTTDFELYDEKAADPTNVQLDIYIALA; translated from the coding sequence ATGATAAACGAACCTATTATCGTAAAAAAAGAAGCTTTCCAAGCAATCGGTGTTTCGCTTACGACGACAAATGAAACAGAGGCATCTACTGAAGGCAAAATCCCCGGGCTTTGGAACCGCTACTTCCAAGAACAAATCATGCATCAAATCCCAAATCAACAAACGAAAGAAACATTTGCTTTCTACTCAAACTACGAATCAGATGAAACTGGTACATATCAATTTACGATCGGTATGCCCGTTTCTTCATTAGAGGACGTTCCTGAAAATATGACAACTTTAACAATACCTGCCGCTACGTATGCGGTATTTACAACGAGAAAGGGACCAGTTGCTGAAGTCGTTTGCGAAGCTTGGGAATATATTTGGAAATGGTCGAAAGAAAATAAACGTGCTTTTACAACAGACTTTGAGCTTTATGATGAAAAAGCAGCAGATCCAACCAACGTACAATTGGATATTTATATCGCATTAGCCTGA
- a CDS encoding MFS transporter, protein MEELQQNKSALEGSGKPLLKNTNFLFLWAATLFSSFALAFFTFSQTWYIAKTLNLEASLGVVFVALSVPRLIFMIIGGAVADKFPKKNIMFYSNIIRAILVATILTWFIVGDVTLYTFALFALFFGLADAFFWSADGSILPELVEKSRLTQANSLTQMTNQASVILGPVLGGILIKFTNYETIFSITILLLIVAAILVQKIQFTVPEQQNTDKGMFTSIKEGILYVKESPFLSTFLLCSAFLNLFLIGPMQVGFPLFVKNVLHGDSLQFSYLEASVGGGMAIGAVIVGLKNINRRRGLFCIIMMLLSGVFFLSINFSTMLWQALLAGMFYGITIAMAIVPLMAMIQSTVKEEMMGRVMSLLMLSSMGFIPLSYAFTSIALAIGIPIVTVMKSGAIAVIVFVLFVAIRVPVVRKFD, encoded by the coding sequence ATGGAGGAACTACAACAAAATAAATCTGCTTTAGAGGGAAGCGGAAAGCCGTTATTAAAAAATACGAATTTCCTTTTTCTTTGGGCAGCTACACTCTTTTCAAGTTTTGCTTTAGCCTTTTTTACTTTTTCACAAACGTGGTACATAGCAAAAACATTAAACCTTGAGGCTTCACTCGGTGTTGTTTTCGTAGCTCTTAGTGTTCCAAGGCTTATTTTTATGATTATCGGTGGTGCTGTAGCTGATAAATTCCCGAAAAAAAACATTATGTTTTATTCTAATATTATTCGTGCTATTCTTGTCGCAACCATCCTTACATGGTTCATCGTAGGTGATGTAACACTATATACATTTGCTTTATTCGCTTTATTCTTTGGGCTTGCTGATGCTTTTTTCTGGTCCGCTGATGGTTCTATCTTGCCTGAACTTGTAGAAAAAAGCCGTTTAACACAAGCAAATTCACTTACACAAATGACAAATCAAGCATCGGTCATCTTAGGCCCTGTACTTGGCGGAATTCTTATCAAATTTACGAACTATGAAACGATCTTTTCGATCACGATTTTATTACTGATCGTCGCAGCCATACTCGTTCAAAAAATACAATTTACAGTGCCAGAACAGCAAAATACAGACAAAGGCATGTTCACTTCTATTAAAGAAGGAATTTTATACGTAAAGGAATCACCATTCCTTTCCACTTTCCTTCTTTGTAGCGCCTTTCTAAATTTATTTTTAATTGGTCCGATGCAAGTCGGTTTCCCGCTTTTCGTTAAAAATGTTCTGCACGGTGACTCGCTCCAGTTCAGTTACCTAGAAGCATCTGTAGGAGGCGGAATGGCAATAGGCGCTGTCATTGTCGGTTTAAAAAATATTAATCGTAGACGCGGTCTATTTTGCATTATCATGATGCTACTGTCTGGTGTATTCTTCTTATCCATCAACTTTAGTACCATGCTTTGGCAAGCATTATTAGCTGGCATGTTTTATGGTATTACAATTGCAATGGCTATCGTTCCGCTTATGGCGATGATTCAATCGACAGTAAAAGAAGAAATGATGGGACGCGTAATGAGTTTACTTATGCTATCATCAATGGGATTCATTCCGCTTTCTTATGCATTCACATCAATCGCGCTTGCAATAGGAATTCCAATCGTAACCGTTATGAAAAGCGGTGCAATCGCCGTTATCGTCTTCGTACTATTTGTAGCGATTCGTGTTCCAGTTGTAAGAAAGTTCGATTAG
- a CDS encoding helix-turn-helix domain-containing protein: MGSLYNLMKPYSEFRSKEEFNTYQKQVLKYYRFQLNKTDSIIIHFLGKYAVNEKQKTVGVACPLMETIATNVGKSIRTVRRSIAKLEELGIIKRVATKERHKRGGYSANLYVFLASAIDRMDDRMKMSACENEDSAAGCSGNEQKCEGETVLFKNIPQIKEKRKGTYELDETYCRHDIPKPFIYALVPMTSNPKKINIFWSKVELAYKKSGLLEQGVLLEQILADEEVYGNLIWRVKSVVRAYKYGEIRKNVRALLYSTVRDLFLEVGLEWGAAVRRSKGIPLFDPFKKEPCV, from the coding sequence ATGGGAAGCTTATATAATTTAATGAAACCATATAGTGAATTTCGAAGTAAAGAAGAGTTTAATACATATCAAAAACAAGTTTTGAAGTACTATCGATTTCAATTAAATAAAACTGATTCTATCATTATTCATTTTTTAGGAAAGTATGCGGTGAATGAGAAACAGAAAACAGTAGGAGTTGCTTGTCCGTTAATGGAGACGATTGCGACGAATGTTGGAAAAAGTATTCGTACAGTACGCCGCTCAATTGCAAAGTTAGAGGAACTAGGAATTATAAAGCGTGTTGCGACAAAAGAAAGGCATAAGCGCGGCGGGTATAGTGCGAACTTATATGTATTTCTTGCATCCGCAATTGACCGCATGGATGACCGTATGAAAATGTCCGCATGTGAAAATGAGGATTCTGCAGCTGGCTGTAGTGGAAATGAGCAAAAATGTGAGGGGGAAACAGTTCTTTTTAAAAACATTCCACAAATAAAAGAGAAAAGAAAAGGAACGTACGAGCTTGATGAAACGTATTGTCGCCATGATATACCGAAGCCTTTTATATACGCACTTGTGCCGATGACGAGTAATCCGAAGAAGATTAATATATTTTGGAGTAAGGTGGAACTTGCGTATAAAAAGAGCGGGTTACTAGAGCAAGGTGTTTTACTGGAGCAAATATTAGCTGATGAAGAAGTGTATGGAAACCTCATTTGGCGAGTGAAGAGTGTTGTGAGAGCGTATAAATACGGGGAAATCCGTAAAAATGTTAGGGCTCTTTTATATAGTACAGTGCGGGATCTATTTTTAGAGGTTGGATTAGAATGGGGAGCAGCTGTGAGAAGAAGTAAGGGGATACCGTTATTTGATCCATTTAAAAAAGAGCCATGCGTATAA
- a CDS encoding DUF523 domain-containing protein, whose translation MIVISACLGGIACRYDGNDNLVSKIEELLQKEDTVLICPEVLGGLPTPRPSAEIIGGNGDDVLDGKAKVMTKDGEDVTEAFVSGAYKALEQIKNLHPEYIILKERSPSCGSSTIYTGEFNGNKQTGFGVTTALFKRHGFTVISEENFENIKRN comes from the coding sequence ATGATCGTAATTAGCGCTTGTTTAGGTGGTATCGCTTGTCGGTATGACGGCAATGACAATCTCGTTTCAAAAATAGAGGAGCTTCTGCAAAAAGAAGACACAGTCCTCATTTGTCCTGAAGTATTAGGAGGATTGCCAACGCCTCGTCCCTCAGCTGAAATTATTGGTGGGAATGGCGATGACGTTTTGGATGGAAAAGCAAAAGTAATGACAAAAGACGGTGAAGATGTTACAGAAGCTTTCGTGAGCGGTGCATATAAAGCTCTAGAACAAATTAAAAATTTACACCCAGAATATATTATTTTGAAAGAACGTAGTCCATCTTGTGGTAGTTCTACAATTTACACTGGAGAATTTAACGGGAATAAACAAACTGGTTTCGGAGTGACAACTGCTTTATTCAAAAGACATGGATTTACAGTCATTTCAGAAGAGAATTTTGAGAATATAAAAAGGAATTGA
- a CDS encoding YxeA family protein — protein sequence MKRYIALFSILVVFASLLVGCDINRMGKDEYYVQITTDGIEKNEKADGGQPIKYFEYKLPAFDKEGKEKELEFTAVKNLRKEAFLRVYHSDKKGVSAWEEVKKDELPAKVKEKLGAK from the coding sequence ATGAAAAGATACATTGCACTGTTTAGTATTTTAGTTGTATTTGCAAGTTTGTTAGTTGGTTGTGATATTAACCGTATGGGTAAAGATGAGTACTACGTTCAAATTACAACTGATGGAATTGAGAAGAATGAAAAAGCTGATGGCGGTCAACCAATCAAATATTTTGAGTATAAGTTACCTGCATTTGATAAAGAAGGTAAAGAAAAAGAATTAGAATTTACAGCTGTGAAAAACCTTCGTAAAGAAGCATTCCTACGCGTATACCACTCAGATAAAAAAGGTGTATCAGCTTGGGAAGAAGTGAAGAAAGACGAGCTTCCAGCGAAAGTGAAAGAAAAATTAGGTGCAAAATAA
- a CDS encoding O-methyltransferase gives MKQINRYIDSVFCGQDVLLDEVIASMKENEMPPISVSPSSGKLLTMLVSISGAKDILEIGALGGYSGICLVKGFGEEGTLTSLELEEKYAKVAHSNLHKAGFGKQVSYMTGAALQSLEKLAAGNKRFDFFFIDADKENYDNYLTYCIQLAKPGALIVTDNVLAGGSVVDEGAKQKRYTEVMKKFNEVVANHPKLESVLIPIGDGMTVSRVKK, from the coding sequence ATGAAACAAATTAATCGTTATATTGATTCTGTATTTTGTGGTCAAGATGTTCTTTTGGATGAAGTGATTGCTTCCATGAAAGAAAACGAAATGCCGCCGATATCGGTATCACCTTCTTCGGGTAAACTGTTAACGATGCTAGTTTCTATTTCTGGAGCGAAAGATATTTTAGAAATAGGTGCATTAGGTGGTTATAGCGGAATTTGTCTTGTGAAAGGTTTTGGAGAAGAAGGCACGTTAACTTCACTTGAACTAGAAGAGAAATATGCAAAGGTAGCGCACAGCAATCTACATAAAGCGGGATTTGGAAAACAAGTGTCGTATATGACTGGTGCTGCCTTACAAAGTCTTGAAAAATTAGCTGCAGGTAATAAGCGATTTGATTTCTTCTTTATCGATGCTGATAAGGAGAATTATGATAATTACTTAACGTACTGCATCCAGCTTGCTAAGCCAGGCGCATTAATTGTTACAGATAATGTTCTAGCTGGTGGTAGTGTAGTGGATGAAGGTGCGAAACAAAAACGTTATACAGAAGTTATGAAGAAATTTAATGAAGTAGTAGCAAATCATCCGAAGTTAGAATCTGTACTTATTCCAATTGGTGATGGGATGACAGTTTCTAGAGTGAAGAAATAA
- a CDS encoding GNAT family N-acetyltransferase, translating to MNSILLDVPLQIETDRLILRAPLQAGEGNVVHEAIKDSINELRQWLSLFQSIPTVEETEILLRNAHIDFLKRESFRYLIYHKETNDLVGTASLHRINWKVSKCEIGYWINTQFSGNGYMTEVVNALINLGFQLFKFRRIEIRCERNNMKSRAIPEKLGFELEGILRNEDFSADGKQLTDTCIYAKIK from the coding sequence ATGAATTCTATTTTATTAGATGTTCCGTTACAAATAGAAACAGATAGACTCATTCTTCGAGCCCCCCTTCAAGCAGGTGAAGGGAATGTAGTACATGAAGCTATTAAAGATTCAATTAATGAATTAAGGCAATGGCTGTCTTTATTCCAGTCCATTCCTACTGTTGAAGAAACGGAAATTCTTCTGAGAAATGCGCATATAGATTTTTTGAAAAGAGAAAGCTTTCGCTATCTTATCTACCATAAAGAGACGAATGATCTTGTTGGAACGGCTAGCCTTCACCGAATTAATTGGAAGGTTTCTAAATGTGAAATTGGATACTGGATTAACACGCAATTTAGTGGCAATGGATATATGACAGAAGTAGTAAATGCGTTAATAAACCTTGGATTTCAGTTATTCAAATTTAGAAGGATTGAAATACGATGTGAACGTAATAACATGAAAAGTCGTGCGATTCCTGAAAAATTAGGTTTTGAGCTTGAAGGGATATTACGTAATGAAGATTTTTCAGCTGACGGCAAACAACTAACTGATACTTGCATCTATGCAAAGATAAAGTGA
- a CDS encoding HesB/IscA family protein: MIEVTEQAAFQIKDMLKDAEDGEKYVRLAVHGGGCTGLSYGLGFEVEPKEDDTVLEFFGVEFVIDTESAPIVKGVQIDYKQSMLGGGFTIDNPNAIASCGCGSSFRTATNAGKPEEC, encoded by the coding sequence ATGATTGAAGTAACAGAACAAGCAGCTTTTCAAATTAAAGATATGTTAAAAGATGCTGAAGATGGAGAGAAGTACGTGCGCCTTGCTGTACATGGCGGCGGATGTACTGGCCTTTCTTACGGCTTAGGATTTGAAGTAGAACCAAAAGAAGACGACACAGTTCTTGAGTTTTTCGGTGTTGAATTTGTTATCGATACAGAAAGTGCTCCAATTGTTAAAGGAGTACAAATTGATTATAAACAATCTATGCTTGGCGGCGGATTCACAATCGACAATCCAAATGCAATCGCATCATGCGGATGTGGATCATCTTTCCGTACAGCGACGAATGCTGGTAAGCCAGAAGAGTGCTAA
- the dapF gene encoding diaminopimelate epimerase, which translates to MSQFSFTKMHGLGNSYIYVNMFEEQIPEEDLALVAEKVSNINTGIGADGMILICPSDVAPVKMRMFNNDGSEGKSCGNGLRCVAKYAYEHKLVEETVFKIETLAGIVTAEVTVEEGKVTLAKIDMGAPRLTHAEIPMLGEGDTPFIRENFLYNNHRYAFTAVSMGNPHAVIFVDDVEQAPLTTLGPVLETHEMFPERVNVEFIEILNDAEMNFRVWERGSGVTQACGTGACAAVVASILNGKMERGKEITVHLAGGDLMIAWTEEGNVLMKGPAEVICRGVYEYKIEA; encoded by the coding sequence ATGAGCCAATTTTCTTTTACAAAAATGCATGGTCTTGGCAATAGTTATATATATGTAAATATGTTTGAAGAACAAATTCCTGAAGAAGATTTAGCTCTTGTGGCGGAAAAGGTTTCAAATATTAATACTGGTATTGGAGCAGATGGAATGATTTTAATTTGTCCATCTGACGTAGCTCCAGTGAAAATGCGCATGTTTAATAATGATGGATCAGAAGGAAAGAGCTGCGGTAACGGTTTACGCTGCGTAGCGAAATATGCGTATGAGCATAAACTGGTAGAAGAAACAGTTTTCAAAATTGAAACGTTAGCTGGCATTGTAACGGCGGAAGTAACGGTAGAAGAAGGGAAAGTTACATTAGCGAAAATCGATATGGGAGCACCGCGTTTAACACATGCAGAAATCCCGATGCTTGGTGAAGGGGACACACCATTTATTCGTGAAAATTTCTTATACAATAATCATCGTTATGCATTTACAGCTGTTTCAATGGGGAATCCGCATGCGGTTATTTTTGTTGATGATGTAGAACAAGCACCCCTTACAACACTTGGTCCAGTCCTTGAGACACATGAAATGTTCCCAGAGCGAGTAAATGTTGAATTCATCGAGATTTTGAATGATGCAGAGATGAACTTCCGCGTTTGGGAACGTGGATCTGGTGTCACACAAGCTTGCGGAACAGGGGCGTGTGCTGCAGTTGTAGCCTCTATTTTAAATGGGAAAATGGAACGTGGTAAGGAAATTACAGTTCATTTAGCTGGCGGCGATTTAATGATTGCATGGACAGAAGAAGGCAATGTGTTAATGAAAGGACCAGCAGAAGTAATTTGCCGCGGAGTGTATGAGTACAAGATAGAAGCGTAA
- a CDS encoding YuzB family protein has product MIKPLIEFCVGNLASGSQAALEKLEKDPNLDVMEYGCLGYCGICFEGPFALVNGEVVQGATVEELVNNVYEYLDENPMF; this is encoded by the coding sequence TTGATTAAACCATTAATTGAATTTTGTGTAGGTAACCTTGCGAGTGGCTCACAAGCAGCTTTAGAGAAATTAGAAAAAGATCCGAATTTAGATGTAATGGAGTATGGTTGTTTAGGATATTGTGGCATTTGTTTTGAAGGGCCGTTTGCACTTGTAAATGGTGAAGTAGTACAAGGTGCTACAGTAGAAGAACTTGTCAATAATGTATATGAGTATTTGGATGAAAATCCAATGTTTTAA
- a CDS encoding NAD(P)/FAD-dependent oxidoreductase: MKHLVILGGGYGGMRILQRLLPSNQLPDDVQVTLIDKVPYHCFKTEYYALVAGTISETHIRIPFPEHPRLNIQYGTITNIDLEEKAVHLDGGEAIQYDDLIIGLGCEDKYHNVPGAKEYTHSLQSIEQTRKTYEQLNSLEPNATVAVVGAGLSGVEVASELRESRSDLKIYLFDRKDRILFPYPEKLSRYVEEWFVKHKVNIIRNSNITKVEPNIVYNHDEPLECDAIVWTAGIQANEVVRNLPVEQDGSGRVVLTKYHNIPNNEHVYVVGDCAALPHAPSAQLAEGQGEQIVQILLKRWNNEALPDELPVIKLKGVLGSLGKKHGFGLLANQPLMGRVPRLLKSGLLWMYKYHKG, translated from the coding sequence ATGAAACACCTCGTAATACTAGGTGGCGGCTACGGTGGAATGAGAATTCTGCAACGGCTACTTCCAAGCAACCAACTTCCGGATGATGTACAAGTGACATTAATCGACAAAGTACCATACCATTGTTTCAAAACTGAATATTATGCATTAGTTGCGGGTACTATTTCAGAAACGCATATTCGCATACCGTTTCCTGAGCACCCACGCCTTAATATTCAATACGGCACAATAACAAATATTGATCTCGAAGAAAAAGCTGTTCACCTTGATGGCGGCGAAGCAATCCAATATGATGATTTAATTATTGGACTTGGCTGTGAAGATAAATATCATAACGTTCCTGGAGCAAAGGAATATACACACAGTCTACAATCAATTGAACAAACACGTAAGACATATGAACAATTAAATAGCCTAGAACCGAATGCAACAGTTGCTGTTGTTGGTGCTGGCTTAAGCGGTGTTGAAGTTGCAAGTGAACTTCGCGAAAGCCGTTCTGATTTAAAAATCTACTTATTTGATCGAAAAGATAGAATTCTATTCCCATATCCAGAGAAACTAAGTAGATACGTAGAAGAATGGTTCGTAAAACATAAAGTTAACATTATACGAAACTCTAACATTACAAAAGTAGAACCAAACATTGTGTACAACCACGATGAACCACTTGAATGTGATGCAATCGTCTGGACAGCTGGTATTCAAGCAAATGAAGTTGTTCGAAACCTTCCAGTTGAACAAGATGGTAGCGGACGGGTTGTTTTAACAAAATATCACAATATTCCAAATAACGAGCACGTGTATGTTGTAGGAGATTGCGCAGCACTTCCACACGCACCATCTGCCCAACTTGCTGAAGGTCAAGGAGAACAAATTGTCCAAATATTATTAAAACGTTGGAATAATGAAGCACTCCCTGATGAACTACCTGTTATCAAATTAAAAGGTGTTCTCGGTTCTCTCGGTAAAAAACACGGATTTGGTTTACTAGCAAACCAACCATTAATGGGACGTGTACCGAGATTATTAAAATCCGGTCTTCTTTGGATGTACAAATATCATAAAGGTTAA
- a CDS encoding aspartyl-phosphate phosphatase Spo0E family protein — MNLTKLNDRIEAKKKELIYLVEKYGFTHDKVISFSQELDRLLNLLIELKTKKKRCSL; from the coding sequence ATGAACTTAACGAAACTAAACGATCGAATAGAAGCGAAGAAGAAAGAATTGATCTATCTCGTTGAAAAGTACGGATTCACTCATGATAAAGTGATTTCTTTCAGCCAAGAATTAGATCGTTTACTTAACTTATTAATAGAACTCAAGACGAAGAAAAAACGTTGCTCTTTATAA
- a CDS encoding ABC transporter ATP-binding protein, with amino-acid sequence MFILKDVTYKDILHIPYLQIQKEKITCIIGESGSGKSTLLRMLNDLQSPTSGTIEYNGKLISDYPPIQLRRDVVMLGQTPPIFDGTIKDNLLMGLRFSEKPFPNDDALRSALTTVSLEKNLEDNTDSLSGGEKQRLAFARIVLMDSPVYLLDEPTSALDSDTERRVMKQFTILAREKKKTVIFITHSQQLPKEIADDIIEISKANGATRKEVLSVEGRY; translated from the coding sequence ATGTTTATATTAAAAGACGTTACATATAAAGATATACTACACATTCCTTATTTACAGATTCAAAAAGAAAAAATCACATGTATTATCGGTGAGAGTGGGAGCGGAAAAAGTACATTGCTCCGCATGTTAAATGATTTGCAATCTCCAACATCCGGCACAATTGAATATAACGGAAAACTAATTTCTGATTATCCCCCTATTCAGTTACGACGTGACGTAGTCATGCTTGGGCAAACGCCACCTATTTTTGATGGAACGATTAAAGACAATCTATTAATGGGACTTCGTTTTTCTGAAAAACCATTTCCAAATGATGATGCCTTGCGAAGTGCATTAACGACTGTTAGCTTAGAAAAAAATTTAGAAGACAACACTGATTCATTATCAGGCGGGGAAAAACAACGACTTGCTTTTGCACGTATCGTACTTATGGATTCACCTGTTTATTTATTAGATGAACCAACCTCGGCACTAGATAGCGATACAGAACGCCGCGTTATGAAACAATTTACTATACTAGCAAGAGAAAAGAAAAAAACAGTTATCTTCATTACACACTCACAACAGCTTCCAAAAGAAATTGCAGACGATATTATTGAGATTAGTAAAGCAAACGGTGCAACTAGAAAGGAAGTGCTCTCAGTTGAAGGGCGTTATTGA
- a CDS encoding ABC transporter permease, with protein MKGVIELQIWQLAAAYIFILILIGLVKLKGIPREKQIALATFRMTIQLVLVAYVLTYVFENSNPFYTIALITSITTFAIFNIYKRVNIPMSKDLKRVAALSMVAGSIGPLLLFIFVIIGHNPWYAPQYIVPITGMLVGNAMTGVSLGANTFLNNMKSQRGQIEGALMLGATPKEATAPLIRDAFDSAILPTINSMVGMGIISLPGMMTGQILSGVSPFTAIQYQIAIILGISGSTAFAVIIFLQLGYKTFFNKRCQLKEIDYGGR; from the coding sequence TTGAAGGGCGTTATTGAACTCCAAATTTGGCAACTTGCCGCTGCATATATTTTTATTCTTATATTAATTGGACTTGTAAAATTAAAAGGGATTCCGCGTGAAAAACAAATTGCGCTCGCAACATTCCGTATGACGATTCAGCTCGTGCTTGTTGCATATGTCCTTACATACGTATTTGAAAATAGTAATCCATTTTATACAATTGCTCTTATTACTTCTATTACTACCTTTGCAATTTTTAATATTTATAAACGAGTTAACATCCCAATGTCAAAAGACTTAAAACGAGTAGCCGCCCTTTCCATGGTTGCCGGATCAATTGGGCCACTTCTATTATTTATCTTTGTTATTATCGGTCATAACCCTTGGTATGCGCCGCAATATATCGTTCCGATTACAGGAATGTTAGTTGGGAATGCGATGACAGGTGTTTCTCTCGGTGCAAATACGTTCTTAAACAATATGAAATCACAAAGAGGTCAAATTGAAGGAGCACTTATGCTCGGCGCAACACCGAAAGAAGCAACTGCTCCACTCATACGCGACGCTTTTGACTCTGCTATTTTACCGACAATTAATTCTATGGTCGGAATGGGGATTATAAGCCTACCGGGTATGATGACTGGTCAAATCTTATCTGGTGTATCACCATTTACAGCCATTCAATATCAAATCGCCATCATACTTGGTATTTCAGGAAGTACTGCTTTCGCTGTCATTATCTTCTTACAGCTTGGATATAAAACATTCTTTAATAAGCGGTGTCAGTTGAAAGAGATTGACTATGGCGGGCGATAA
- the phnA gene encoding alkylphosphonate utilization operon protein PhnA, whose amino-acid sequence MATLPNCPKCNSEYTYEDGVLFVCPECAHEWGQEAEAENNDGAKVVKDANGNVLQDGDAVTVIKDLKVKGTSSVVKIGTKVKSIRLVDGDHDIDCKIDGFGAMKLKSQFVKKA is encoded by the coding sequence ATGGCTACTTTACCAAATTGTCCAAAATGTAATTCAGAATATACGTATGAGGATGGCGTTCTTTTCGTATGTCCAGAATGTGCCCATGAGTGGGGCCAAGAAGCAGAAGCTGAAAATAATGATGGTGCAAAAGTTGTAAAAGATGCGAACGGAAACGTTCTTCAAGACGGCGATGCTGTTACTGTCATTAAAGATTTAAAAGTAAAAGGAACTTCTTCAGTTGTGAAGATCGGTACGAAAGTAAAGAGTATCCGTCTAGTTGATGGCGATCACGATATTGATTGCAAAATCGACGGTTTCGGAGCAATGAAGTTAAAATCACAATTCGTTAAGAAGGCGTAA
- a CDS encoding CPBP family intramembrane glutamic endopeptidase, whose protein sequence is MDTELVTYKEKNVQMSMLEVISMIVIIFGVMYGVGFLNLLYDSSLYPWYVDHLIPPVTFLTIILIYAPARNYCLQLVKSIQFNNSKHYVTIIITMIVLLIYLAVLNLALPHGLGVNESNLVIEPTKSEIILYVVVLTIFAPIWEELLFRGMFFTKVSQRFSTFSSIVISAFIFTLAHPLTVGSILYIFGIGICLAYTYKKTNNLLVPIGIHVLNNAFYLLLNFQL, encoded by the coding sequence ATGGACACGGAGTTAGTTACATATAAAGAAAAAAATGTACAAATGAGTATGCTCGAAGTAATCAGTATGATAGTAATTATTTTTGGGGTCATGTATGGAGTGGGCTTTTTGAACCTTTTATATGACTCTTCCTTATATCCATGGTATGTAGATCATCTTATTCCGCCTGTAACATTTCTTACTATTATCTTAATATATGCACCAGCAAGAAATTACTGTTTACAGTTAGTAAAATCAATACAGTTCAATAATTCCAAACATTATGTAACGATAATAATAACGATGATCGTACTGCTTATATATCTTGCGGTATTAAATCTAGCTTTACCACATGGGCTTGGTGTGAATGAATCTAATCTAGTAATTGAGCCTACTAAAAGTGAAATCATTTTATATGTAGTTGTACTCACGATTTTCGCGCCGATTTGGGAAGAACTTTTATTTCGGGGGATGTTTTTCACAAAAGTATCTCAGCGCTTTTCTACGTTCAGTAGCATTGTTATAAGTGCTTTTATATTTACTTTAGCCCATCCCCTTACAGTAGGTAGTATTTTGTATATTTTTGGTATAGGTATATGTTTAGCCTATACATATAAGAAAACAAATAATTTACTCGTTCCAATTGGGATTCATGTATTAAACAATGCGTTTTATTTACTATTGAATTTTCAACTATAA